One region of Exiguobacterium acetylicum genomic DNA includes:
- a CDS encoding energy-coupling factor transporter transmembrane component T family protein, with protein sequence MQTNASPFAKLNPVIKGSGLFLIMFALIATNDWIKTLVFLSFAIALLLLSGWGPVDFLKRLAPYSLLFLLTFWMMAAFGKGTNTLWSFGWFHVTSESVVHGWLLALRMATFVCLSFAFVTTTDATRFVMSLIHQAKVSPRFAYGFLAGIRFLPQLVEEVRVLRQVRMIRNVHSRFPGDAFLSIGLPLFSRSIQRAERMAIAFEARHFSAERTYYEVPVVQRQDIIYLVVILLFISLVFWL encoded by the coding sequence ATGCAGACAAACGCGTCACCGTTCGCTAAACTCAATCCTGTCATCAAGGGGAGCGGATTGTTTTTGATCATGTTTGCCTTAATTGCAACGAATGACTGGATCAAGACGTTGGTGTTCCTGAGTTTTGCCATCGCCTTGCTACTCCTCTCCGGATGGGGTCCCGTCGATTTCTTGAAACGGCTCGCACCTTACAGTCTATTATTCTTATTGACGTTCTGGATGATGGCGGCGTTTGGCAAAGGTACGAACACGCTCTGGTCGTTCGGTTGGTTTCATGTCACGTCGGAAAGTGTCGTACATGGCTGGTTACTTGCCTTACGGATGGCAACGTTCGTCTGCTTAAGTTTCGCTTTCGTCACGACGACCGATGCGACCCGGTTCGTGATGAGCTTGATTCACCAGGCAAAGGTGTCGCCTCGCTTCGCGTATGGGTTCCTTGCCGGGATCCGCTTTCTGCCACAACTGGTCGAAGAAGTCCGCGTCTTGCGGCAAGTACGGATGATTCGAAACGTGCACAGTCGCTTTCCTGGTGATGCGTTCCTATCGATCGGCTTACCGCTCTTCTCGCGATCGATCCAGCGGGCAGAACGGATGGCAATCGCTTTCGAAGCCCGTCATTTTTCAGCAGAGCGGACATATTATGAAGTGCCAGTCGTTCAGCGCCAGGATATTATCTACCTCGTGGTCATCCTCCTGTTCATCAGTCTTGTCTTTTGGCTATGA